ACTTTTATAAACTATGCTGCCTATTCATCTGGAAAAATTATGAAAAAGACAAGCGAATTCTATACGTCAGGCTTTATATATAAAACATATAAGCGTCCGACTCCCCAAAGTTGTCGGAGTGGTTGGCGAGGTCTTCGATTGTGGTATTATCGAGCACGTCCTTGACTGCATCCCTGATTCTAGTCCAGAGTTCGCGTTTGGCTGGTTCCTCGTCCTCTATCCCTTCGACAATGCTGATTGGCCCCTCAAGGACACGGATGATGTCCCCAGCTGAGATGGCAGAGGGTTCTGAGCTTAGTATATAGCCTCCATATGCTCCTCTAATGCTTTTCACTAGGCCGGCATTCCTGAGCGGTGCAACCAATTGCTCCAGGTAATGCTCTGATAAATCATTTGTTTGCGCAATGGACTTCAGTGAGATCGGGCCTTCTCCATATTTTTTGGCAAGCTCGATCATGATCGTCAATCCGTAGCGTCCTTTCGTCGATATTTTCATATTGCACCTCTATTCCATTTTTTAAAAGTGGTGGTAATAATCAGATATATTTAAATGCCCCATATGGCATTCTCTCACTATAAATAGTATCAAAATCCTTAGTCAATAGGTAGGCTTTTGCAATTATAGCACAAATTGCGTGTACCATGCGCAAGTCCCTCGTTCGTGTTATTGTATATATACGAAATATGCGTTATTGGAGCGATGAGCATGA
This portion of the Mesobacillus sp. S13 genome encodes:
- the cymR gene encoding cysteine metabolism transcriptional regulator CymR codes for the protein MKISTKGRYGLTIMIELAKKYGEGPISLKSIAQTNDLSEHYLEQLVAPLRNAGLVKSIRGAYGGYILSSEPSAISAGDIIRVLEGPISIVEGIEDEEPAKRELWTRIRDAVKDVLDNTTIEDLANHSDNFGESDAYMFYI